One Streptosporangium sp. NBC_01495 DNA window includes the following coding sequences:
- a CDS encoding AraC family transcriptional regulator, producing the protein MISVDLAARLGPSVADYPPGSAFGPRVARSYQFVWLLQGSATWFWDGVVLPLAPGELLLIRPGMRDSFRWDPRTPTRHAYVHFTLTGHAQAGWPLLRDLTGRHDPMGALCQYLLWLGAECPPGWRVQARETLRLLVLTFLADPAPTARTPAALPEPVVAMMRAVREHWSDGVARPIPMGRLVSAAQVSPSTLCRTFRRRFGVGPVAAVELLRLARAEPLLWQSNLSMRAIAVQCGFADAYHFSRRFRAIYGMAPTTFRVTAPETAPPSPVESAGLAVLRSLLPGAHNHLAEAGTPGTGGRPGELGSAPYPRAHPHP; encoded by the coding sequence ATGATCTCCGTCGACCTGGCGGCCCGCCTCGGGCCAAGCGTCGCGGACTACCCGCCCGGCTCGGCCTTCGGTCCCAGGGTCGCCAGGTCGTACCAGTTCGTCTGGCTCCTCCAGGGCAGCGCCACCTGGTTCTGGGACGGCGTCGTACTACCGCTGGCTCCAGGCGAGTTGCTGCTCATCCGGCCGGGAATGCGCGACTCGTTCCGCTGGGATCCCCGAACCCCGACCCGGCACGCGTACGTGCATTTCACGCTCACCGGTCATGCGCAGGCCGGCTGGCCGCTGCTGCGGGACCTGACCGGCCGGCACGACCCCATGGGCGCCCTGTGTCAGTACCTGCTCTGGCTGGGCGCCGAGTGCCCGCCGGGGTGGAGGGTCCAGGCCCGCGAGACACTCCGCCTGCTGGTGCTGACCTTCCTGGCCGATCCCGCGCCGACGGCCCGTACACCGGCGGCCCTGCCGGAACCGGTCGTCGCGATGATGCGCGCGGTGCGCGAGCACTGGTCCGACGGTGTGGCCAGGCCGATCCCGATGGGGCGACTCGTCTCGGCCGCCCAGGTCTCGCCGAGCACACTGTGCCGCACGTTCCGCCGGCGGTTCGGCGTCGGCCCGGTCGCCGCCGTCGAGCTGCTGCGCCTGGCCAGGGCCGAACCGCTGTTGTGGCAGAGCAACCTGTCCATGCGGGCGATCGCCGTACAGTGCGGCTTCGCGGACGCGTACCACTTCTCCCGCCGATTCCGCGCGATCTACGGGATGGCGCCGACCACGTTCCGCGTCACCGCGCCGGAGACCGCACCACCGTCACCGGTCGAGTCCGCCGGCCTGGCCGTGCTGCGGTCGCTCCTTCCCGGTGCCCACAACCACCTCGCCGAGGCCGGAACGCCGGGCACAGGCGGGCGGCCCGGGGAGCTCGGATCGGCACCGTACCCGCGAGCGCACCCACATCCGTAG